A single genomic interval of Bos javanicus breed banteng chromosome 8, ARS-OSU_banteng_1.0, whole genome shotgun sequence harbors:
- the CCL27 gene encoding C-C motif chemokine 27, which translates to MKGPSPTSSLLLLLLFLSPDPGGAFPLALSAACCTQLYRQPLPNKLLRRVIRVELQEADGDCHLQAFVLHLSQRRVCIHPQNRSLIRWFERQGKMLQGTQPNQSLELKGKMGWGPQKPK; encoded by the exons ATGAAGGGGCCCTCACCCACCAGCAGCCTCCTGCTGCTCCTGTTGTTCCTGAGCCCAGACCCTGGAGGAG CATTCCCACTGGCACTCAGCGCTGCATGCTGTACTCAGCTCTACCGACAGCCACTCCCAAACAAGCTACTGAGGAGGGTCATCCGAGTGGAACTTCAGGAAGCTGACGGGGACTGTCACCTCCAAGCCTTCGT GCTTCACCTGTCTCAACGCAGGGTCTGCATCCACCCCCAGAACCGCAGCCTGATTCGGTGGTTTGAACGCCAAGGGAAGATGCTCCAGGGAACTCAGCCCAACCAGAGTTTGGAGCTCAAAGGGAAAATGGGCTGGGGCCCCCAGAAGCCAAAGTAA